The stretch of DNA CCCTTATTAGAGATGGTCTTTTGGCACGAAGTTCGACGAAGAGATCTGTGGAGTAGCGTTGTGACAGAACGAGTTGTCATTATCGGTTCCGGCCCGGCAGGATGGTCAGCAGCAATTTATGCAGCACGAGCCAGTCTCGAACCCCTGGTATTCGAAGGTGCTATCTCCGAAGAAAATCGTATTCGTGGTACTCTGCCACTGGGTCAACTCGCTCTCACAACCGAAGTTGAAAATTATGCCGGCTTTCCTGCAGCCAATCTCACACAATTTCTGGAGACGGCACTTCCCAAAGAGCGTCGGCAGTACATGGCACCCCACTCAGGCCATGGAGTGACCGGGCCCGAACTGATGGAACTGATGCGTGCCCAGTCAGTGAACTTTGGAACGAGGATTATCACGGCAGATATCGTTTCCGCTGATCTTTCAAAGCGACCATTTGTTCTGAAAACTTCTGACGATACGGTTGTTGAAGCCCATTCGCTGATCATTGCGACTGGTGCCCGCGCCAACTATCTGGGCCTGCCCAGCGAAGATCGCTTTAAAAATCATGGGGTCTCGGCCTGCGCCGTTTGCGATGGAGCTCTACCGCGCTTCCGCAACAAACCACTGGTGGTTGTTGGTGGTGGTGACAGTGCCATGGAAGAAGCGACTTACCTCTCCAAGTTTGCGTCGAAGGTTCATCTCGTTCATCGTCGCGATGAATTCCGTGCCAGCAAAATCATGGCGGCCCGTGTGCTGGACAATCCTAAAATTCAGGTCGAATGGAGCTCTGCCGTCACTGAGGTTCTGGGGGATGACCAGCACGGTGTCACTGGTGTGCGGCTGAAGAGTCTCAAAGATGATTCTGAGCGAACACTTGAGGCAGCCGGTATGTTCTGCGCCATCGGCCATACGCCCAATACAGATTTTCTTGCCGGGCAGATTGAAACGGACGACAAAGGTTACGTTGTCTACAAGACGCCGTTCCGCACAGAAACCTCCGTCGAAGGTGTGTTTGCCGCTGGTGATGTCGCCGACAGCTACTATCGCCAGGCGATCACCTCAGCCGGCACGGGTTGCATGTCGGCACTCGATGCCGAACGCTGGCTGGCCAGTCGGGGAATCCACTAGTACTTTCCCAGCAATGTATGAAGATGCCTTTCAAAGTATCAGAGAAAAGCCCCGGTCGATTTTTGGCTGGGATGTCACCTGCAGGAAATGAATATGCTGACCAAAGATGGTGTTCTCGGGCGAAGACAGCGGCTTTGGAATACAATCCCTTCACGGTTTGAATGGCTTCTGATTGCCGACC from Planctopirus ephydatiae encodes:
- a CDS encoding NAD(P)/FAD-dependent oxidoreductase yields the protein MTERVVIIGSGPAGWSAAIYAARASLEPLVFEGAISEENRIRGTLPLGQLALTTEVENYAGFPAANLTQFLETALPKERRQYMAPHSGHGVTGPELMELMRAQSVNFGTRIITADIVSADLSKRPFVLKTSDDTVVEAHSLIIATGARANYLGLPSEDRFKNHGVSACAVCDGALPRFRNKPLVVVGGGDSAMEEATYLSKFASKVHLVHRRDEFRASKIMAARVLDNPKIQVEWSSAVTEVLGDDQHGVTGVRLKSLKDDSERTLEAAGMFCAIGHTPNTDFLAGQIETDDKGYVVYKTPFRTETSVEGVFAAGDVADSYYRQAITSAGTGCMSALDAERWLASRGIH